In Phreatobacter stygius, a genomic segment contains:
- the proS gene encoding proline--tRNA ligase — translation MRLSRYFLPILRETPKEAEIVSHRLMLRAGMVRQESAGIYAWLPLGHRVLQKVSKIIREEQNRSGAIELLMPTIQSADLWRESGRYDAYGKEMLRIRDRQDREMLFGPTNEEMITEIFRAYVKSYKDLPLNLYHIQWKFRDEVRPRFGVMRSREFLMKDAYSFDLDQASAVHSYNKMFIAYLRTFERLGLKAIPMRADTGPIGGDLSHEFIILADTGESEVFCHRDYLDFQVPGADTDFDNADALKATVAKWTWLYAATSEMHDQTAYAAIPEASRVSARGIEVGHIFYFGTKYSEPMGAHVQGPDGKPVPVHGGSYGIGPSRVVAAIIEASHDEAGIRWPAAVAPFDVALLNLKQGDSAVDAACEELYRTLSAKGVEVLYDDRDDRPGAKFATADLIGIPCQVMIGPRSLAEGKVELKMRNTGERELLSPADFVARVTGAAA, via the coding sequence AGGAAAGCGCCGGCATCTATGCCTGGCTGCCGCTTGGCCACCGCGTGCTGCAGAAGGTCAGCAAGATCATTCGCGAGGAGCAGAACCGTTCCGGCGCGATCGAATTGCTGATGCCGACCATCCAGTCGGCCGACCTGTGGCGCGAGAGCGGCCGCTACGATGCCTATGGCAAGGAAATGCTCAGGATCAGGGACCGGCAGGACCGCGAAATGCTGTTCGGCCCGACCAATGAGGAAATGATCACCGAGATCTTCCGGGCCTATGTGAAGTCCTACAAGGACCTGCCGCTGAACCTCTATCACATCCAGTGGAAGTTCCGCGACGAGGTGCGCCCGCGCTTCGGCGTCATGCGCTCGCGCGAGTTCCTGATGAAGGATGCCTATTCCTTCGACCTGGACCAGGCCAGCGCCGTCCATTCCTACAACAAGATGTTCATCGCTTATCTGCGCACCTTCGAGCGGCTGGGCCTGAAGGCGATCCCGATGCGTGCCGATACCGGCCCGATCGGCGGCGATCTCAGCCATGAATTCATCATCCTGGCCGACACCGGCGAATCGGAGGTCTTCTGCCATCGCGACTACCTGGATTTCCAGGTGCCGGGCGCCGACACGGATTTCGACAATGCCGACGCCCTGAAGGCGACGGTGGCCAAATGGACCTGGCTTTATGCGGCGACCTCGGAAATGCATGACCAGACGGCCTATGCCGCTATCCCAGAGGCGAGCCGGGTTTCGGCGCGCGGCATCGAGGTCGGCCATATCTTCTATTTCGGCACCAAATATTCCGAGCCGATGGGCGCCCATGTCCAGGGCCCCGACGGCAAGCCGGTGCCGGTCCACGGCGGCTCCTACGGCATCGGTCCGTCGCGGGTGGTCGCCGCCATCATCGAGGCGAGCCACGACGAGGCCGGCATTCGCTGGCCGGCCGCGGTGGCACCCTTCGATGTCGCGCTGTTGAACCTCAAGCAGGGCGACAGCGCGGTCGACGCGGCTTGCGAGGAGCTCTACCGCACGCTCTCGGCCAAGGGCGTCGAAGTGCTCTATGACGACCGCGACGACCGGCCGGGCGCCAAATTCGCCACCGCCGACCTGATCGGCATTCCCTGCCAGGTGATGATCGGCCCGCGCAGCCTGGCCGAAGGCAAGGTCGAGCTGAAGATGCGCAATACCGGCGAGCGCGAACTGCTCAGCCCGGCGGATTTCGTCGCGCGGGTCACTGGGGCTGCCGCCTGA